A genomic region of Longimicrobium sp. contains the following coding sequences:
- a CDS encoding GAF domain-containing protein — protein sequence MIPDPLFDEQRLQEIHDLDLLSSDVDPILQDVAAEAASRLGLPVSLISVVLDEALHVAGMHGPEGLWLAETRGHPVEWSFCATSVRTRDAFVVENAETHPDHHDNPLVTQDGVRCYAGVPLISSRGFVLGNLCVVGLEQRSFSEGDVGVLRELADQAVRRIEARRIG from the coding sequence ATGATCCCCGATCCGCTCTTCGACGAGCAGCGCCTCCAGGAGATCCACGACCTGGACCTGCTCTCGTCCGACGTAGACCCCATCCTGCAGGACGTAGCCGCCGAGGCCGCGTCGCGCCTGGGGCTGCCCGTGTCGCTGATCAGCGTGGTGCTCGACGAGGCGCTGCACGTGGCGGGAATGCACGGGCCGGAGGGGCTGTGGCTGGCCGAAACGCGCGGGCACCCGGTGGAATGGTCGTTCTGCGCCACCTCGGTGCGCACCCGCGACGCCTTCGTGGTGGAGAACGCGGAGACGCACCCCGACCATCACGACAACCCGCTGGTCACGCAGGACGGCGTGCGGTGCTACGCGGGCGTTCCGCTGATCTCGTCGCGCGGGTTCGTGCTGGGCAACCTGTGCGTGGTGGGGCTGGAGCAGCGCTCGTTCAGCGAGGGAGACGTGGGCGTGCTCCGCGAGCTGGCGGACCAGGCCGTCCGCCGCATCGAGGCGCGCCGCATCGGCTGA
- a CDS encoding M28 family peptidase, with amino-acid sequence MKARTYGFGALILLASAGCSVAPATQRMADIASPAAEAAEAAAAGISGEMLLRDIRELASDRFLGRAVATAGEDSTINYIARRFREMGLEPGMPGGSYLQRVPLVATTSRVEARVQAGGRSIPWRQLDDIVTWSLRPDSLVRVDDAEVVFVGYGVVAPELGWDDFKGVDVRGKTLVMLVGDPPVPDPRDTTRLDPQVFRGPAMTYYGRWTYKYDIAAERGAAAVLLVHQTGPAGYPWSVVQGNVRERFEVEGARPHVPVEGWIQLEAARSLFGAGGHDFAALERAARTREFRPVALGARASFHVRNTVRRVASHNVVARIPGSDPQVRGQGVLFTSHWDSFGIGRAIGGDSIYNGALDDATGVAWMLSLANAYKSMNPAPRRSLVFVAFTAEEAGLLGARYYASHPVIPLDSTLADINMDAMNPWGRTRSLVSLGYGQTTLENLLARYAARQGRTVVPDPEPEKGYFYRADHLELARGGVPALSFLFPGTDYVHPDPGYGERVRGAYIRDDYHKPSDEVKADWDMAGIVDDTQLTFWVGLDVANGREWPTWMPGSEFRAVRESR; translated from the coding sequence ATGAAGGCACGGACGTACGGATTCGGCGCACTGATCCTCCTGGCCAGCGCGGGATGCTCCGTCGCGCCGGCTACGCAGCGTATGGCGGACATCGCGTCCCCCGCCGCCGAAGCGGCCGAAGCGGCCGCGGCGGGGATCAGCGGCGAGATGCTGCTGCGTGACATCCGCGAGCTGGCGTCGGACCGGTTCCTGGGGCGCGCGGTGGCGACCGCGGGCGAGGACTCCACCATCAACTACATCGCCCGGCGCTTCCGCGAGATGGGGCTGGAGCCAGGCATGCCCGGCGGAAGCTACCTGCAGCGCGTTCCCCTGGTGGCCACCACGTCACGGGTGGAGGCACGGGTGCAGGCCGGCGGACGCTCCATCCCGTGGCGGCAGCTGGACGACATAGTCACCTGGTCGCTCCGCCCCGACTCGCTGGTGAGGGTGGACGATGCCGAGGTGGTGTTCGTGGGCTATGGCGTGGTGGCGCCCGAGCTGGGCTGGGACGACTTCAAGGGCGTGGACGTGCGCGGCAAGACGCTGGTGATGCTGGTCGGCGATCCGCCCGTTCCCGACCCACGCGACACCACACGGCTCGATCCCCAGGTGTTCCGCGGCCCCGCGATGACGTACTACGGCCGCTGGACCTACAAGTACGACATCGCCGCCGAGCGCGGCGCCGCCGCCGTTCTCCTGGTGCACCAGACCGGGCCCGCCGGCTACCCGTGGAGCGTGGTGCAGGGCAACGTGCGCGAGCGCTTCGAGGTGGAGGGCGCCCGGCCGCACGTGCCGGTGGAAGGATGGATCCAGCTGGAGGCCGCGCGAAGCCTGTTCGGCGCGGGGGGCCACGACTTCGCCGCGCTGGAGCGGGCGGCCCGGACGCGCGAGTTCCGCCCCGTCGCGCTCGGCGCGCGGGCCAGTTTTCACGTGCGCAACACCGTCCGCCGCGTGGCCTCGCACAACGTGGTGGCGCGCATCCCTGGCTCCGATCCGCAGGTGCGCGGGCAGGGCGTGCTGTTCACCTCGCACTGGGACAGCTTCGGCATCGGCCGGGCGATCGGCGGCGACTCCATCTACAACGGCGCGCTGGACGATGCGACGGGCGTGGCGTGGATGCTGTCGCTGGCCAACGCCTACAAGTCGATGAACCCCGCGCCGCGCCGGTCGCTGGTGTTCGTCGCCTTCACGGCCGAGGAGGCGGGGCTGCTGGGCGCGCGCTACTACGCATCGCATCCCGTGATTCCGCTGGACAGCACGCTGGCAGACATCAACATGGACGCGATGAACCCGTGGGGGCGCACGCGGTCGCTCGTGAGCCTGGGCTACGGGCAGACCACGCTGGAGAACCTGCTGGCCCGGTACGCCGCGCGGCAGGGGCGCACGGTGGTGCCGGATCCGGAGCCGGAGAAGGGCTACTTCTATCGCGCGGACCACCTGGAGCTGGCGCGCGGCGGCGTTCCCGCGCTCTCGTTCCTCTTTCCCGGGACCGACTACGTGCACCCGGACCCGGGGTACGGCGAGCGCGTGCGCGGCGCCTACATCCGCGACGACTACCACAAGCCCAGCGACGAGGTGAAGGCCGACTGGGACATGGCGGGAATCGTCGACGACACGCAGCTTACCTTTTGGGTGGGGCTGGATGTGGCGAACGGGCGCGAATGGCCCACGTGGATGCCGGGCTCGGAGTTCCGCGCGGTTCGCGAATCGCGGTAG